In one Sphingomonas sp. AP4-R1 genomic region, the following are encoded:
- a CDS encoding S41 family peptidase, translating to MAGEDIVAAHNIIRDNHPGPVDTQNPRFNDWLEKGRSLGLARAKLAKTESDYWRALTFYINGFQDGHLTVRRNGSVTQVWPGFLTATDASGVTRITVSTIAAAPIGARAAECDGVPSTRLLDERVHPYLTNAGIAHERLLTASYLFVGEASDRPKLMKACRIETGVGAPRRILLDWKPIDKADLAQRLPEAQGRVEPPLAVRQIDGVWFVSLPSFNWWGDQAAKMQAMVEEVKRQAGTLHSASQVVIDVRGNPGGNSQWAREIASALWSDNAVLAITNSFDQTVDWRASAQNAQLTRASAARSMAAGLTEDARGRNRVADQMDAARAKGQDLFTDAELPTSRGLPSGYTSPFKGKVFFLTDMRCASACLDFADVVTRMPGVTHIGQPTSADTVYIDNVEIPLPSGDARLSYSLKVYRHRLRGSNQWYTPKVVWPGGQMTDASVARWVATL from the coding sequence ATCACTGGGCCTTGCGAGGGCTAAGTTGGCAAAGACCGAAAGCGATTACTGGCGGGCGCTGACTTTCTACATCAACGGGTTTCAGGACGGACACCTCACAGTCCGGCGCAATGGCAGCGTGACCCAAGTCTGGCCCGGCTTCCTGACCGCCACCGATGCGTCGGGGGTTACACGCATCACCGTCAGCACGATCGCGGCGGCTCCGATCGGCGCACGAGCGGCAGAGTGCGACGGTGTGCCGTCCACGCGCCTGCTGGACGAGCGGGTCCATCCATACCTCACGAACGCTGGCATAGCGCATGAGCGCCTGCTTACCGCTTCTTACCTGTTCGTTGGCGAGGCGAGCGATCGGCCGAAGCTGATGAAGGCTTGCAGGATCGAGACGGGCGTCGGTGCGCCGCGTCGTATTCTGCTGGACTGGAAACCCATCGACAAGGCCGACCTCGCGCAACGGCTTCCTGAAGCGCAAGGAAGGGTGGAGCCGCCCTTGGCTGTGCGCCAGATCGACGGGGTGTGGTTCGTCTCCCTGCCATCCTTCAACTGGTGGGGCGATCAGGCGGCCAAGATGCAGGCGATGGTGGAGGAGGTGAAGCGGCAAGCTGGCACGCTTCATTCCGCTTCCCAAGTCGTCATCGACGTTCGAGGTAATCCGGGCGGAAACAGCCAGTGGGCCCGCGAGATCGCATCCGCCCTATGGAGTGATAACGCCGTCTTGGCGATCACCAATAGCTTCGATCAGACGGTCGATTGGAGGGCATCGGCCCAGAACGCCCAGCTCACTCGCGCATCTGCCGCTCGCTCAATGGCGGCGGGGCTGACCGAGGATGCAAGAGGCCGCAACCGTGTCGCCGACCAGATGGATGCAGCAAGGGCCAAAGGGCAAGACTTGTTCACCGACGCCGAACTACCGACGTCGCGCGGCCTTCCGTCAGGTTACACGTCGCCGTTCAAAGGCAAGGTGTTCTTCCTCACGGACATGCGATGTGCCAGCGCCTGTCTGGATTTTGCCGATGTTGTCACCCGCATGCCGGGGGTCACGCATATCGGCCAGCCGACCTCGGCCGATACCGTTTACATAGACAACGTCGAGATACCGCTTCCAAGCGGTGACGCCCGGCTAAGCTACTCACTTAAGGTCTACCGGCACAGGCTGCGGGGCAGCAATCAATGGTACACCCCAAAGGTGGTTTGGCCGGGAGGGCAGATGACAGATGCCTCTGTGGCACGATGGGTTGCTACGCTCTGA
- a CDS encoding phosphotransferase enzyme family protein: MVAAFPFDHPGEPVSLYDYAPVLRVRDRRGDWVLKRTGLVHSDGEAIGHWLTALQGLGVDVVAPAAHLHPNPRRLDDGKEWVVYPFVSGTGYHAHESEIADAGRLLGRMHAADLPEANDLAIYSEPVVRDAEWIEPHLVSAEDAIETAGADRHAFREATLARLATAKPVMGLPLAGCSFDFKASNLVFSPKPTLVDPDHAARMPRLYDLAVALLLFHCDLSTAPGRLWTPAEWAAFLMGYAEHVAFTDAELAAWSSILELAWLDQGVWLLGNWPEGWADAKDRAYLLDVATFDPAMFLLTPPDQTLSG; encoded by the coding sequence GTGGTCGCCGCCTTCCCGTTCGATCATCCGGGCGAGCCCGTGTCGCTCTACGACTATGCGCCCGTGCTGCGTGTTCGTGATCGTCGCGGCGATTGGGTTCTGAAGCGAACGGGGCTGGTCCATTCGGACGGCGAGGCGATCGGACATTGGCTGACGGCGCTACAAGGCTTGGGCGTCGATGTGGTGGCCCCGGCAGCGCACCTCCACCCCAATCCCCGCCGCCTTGATGACGGCAAGGAGTGGGTGGTCTATCCCTTCGTGTCGGGCACCGGCTACCATGCCCATGAAAGCGAGATTGCCGACGCCGGTCGTTTGCTCGGCCGGATGCACGCGGCCGATTTGCCCGAGGCGAATGACTTGGCGATCTACAGTGAGCCCGTGGTGCGAGATGCCGAATGGATCGAGCCGCACCTTGTTTCGGCGGAAGATGCCATCGAAACCGCCGGTGCGGATCGACACGCATTCCGGGAGGCGACGCTGGCACGCCTTGCCACGGCCAAACCCGTCATGGGTTTGCCGCTCGCCGGGTGCAGCTTCGACTTCAAGGCGTCGAACCTCGTTTTCAGCCCGAAACCCACGCTGGTCGATCCGGACCATGCGGCACGGATGCCAAGGCTCTATGACCTCGCGGTCGCGCTGCTCCTGTTCCACTGCGACCTCTCCACCGCTCCCGGTCGATTATGGACGCCGGCCGAGTGGGCGGCCTTCTTGATGGGCTATGCCGAGCATGTCGCCTTCACTGACGCGGAACTGGCGGCGTGGTCGTCGATCCTAGAACTGGCATGGCTCGATCAAGGCGTCTGGCTTTTGGGAAACTGGCCGGAGGGGTGGGCGGACGCGAAGGATCGCGCATACCTTTTGGACGTAGCCACCTTCGACCCGGCGATGTTCCTGCTAACGCCTCCCGATCAGACCTTGAGCGGTTAG
- a CDS encoding GFA family protein: MCQKATGGLFGPYVGAPFDAVIWTRGQPSYFQSSNKVRRGFCGACGTPLTFEYGEGHISFALGAMDDPRSVKLSEQLASPERIADFEALAGLPEHSTDEPRAAAHLASIISFQHPDYDTSDWPLDRK, encoded by the coding sequence ATGTGTCAGAAGGCCACTGGTGGACTGTTCGGGCCTTATGTCGGAGCGCCATTCGACGCGGTGATTTGGACCCGAGGACAACCAAGCTATTTCCAGAGTTCCAACAAGGTGCGTCGCGGATTTTGCGGAGCCTGCGGGACGCCTCTCACCTTTGAGTATGGCGAAGGGCATATCAGTTTCGCACTTGGTGCTATGGATGACCCACGATCAGTAAAGCTGAGCGAGCAACTTGCTTCGCCTGAGCGGATCGCCGATTTTGAAGCACTAGCCGGTCTACCAGAACATTCGACCGACGAGCCGCGAGCGGCTGCTCACTTGGCGAGTATCATTTCCTTTCAGCATCCTGATTATGACACCAGCGATTGGCCCCTCGATCGTAAGTAG
- a CDS encoding type II toxin-antitoxin system RelE/ParE family toxin, with amino-acid sequence MKLAWSNRAATDRMAIFVWIAEDNPQAAADVDERIEAAAQRLKDFPNSGRPGRIEGTRELVIARTPYVAPYQIIGDTVRILRVIHGARMWPHDIPPDFGLE; translated from the coding sequence CGACCGTATGGCGATATTCGTCTGGATTGCCGAGGATAATCCTCAAGCCGCCGCCGATGTGGATGAGCGGATCGAAGCAGCGGCCCAGCGCCTCAAAGATTTCCCGAACAGTGGGCGGCCGGGCCGGATCGAAGGCACGCGCGAACTGGTAATCGCGCGCACGCCCTATGTCGCGCCTTATCAGATCATCGGGGATACAGTCCGCATCCTTCGTGTGATCCATGGCGCGCGCATGTGGCCCCACGACATTCCCCCGGATTTCGGGCTGGAATAA